A genomic stretch from Pontibacter liquoris includes:
- a CDS encoding PSP1 domain-containing protein produces MDLPTSFEEFDIVEIRFKGGRKDFFRNINRLELTTGDAVVVDVPNGHHIGFVSLKGELVRLQMLKKKVDNNEEIRTIYRIATERDMEKFNEVRDLEGGTMYRGREIIQQLGLKMKLSDVEYQADRSKATFYYSADDRVDFRDLIKKLAEEFKVRIEMRQISLRHEAGRLGGIGSCGRELCCSTWLTDFKSVSTTAARYQNLSLNPSKLSGQCGRLKCCLNYELETYMAALKDIPTVNRPLQTRQGDAILQKTDIFKKMMWFGYKGDNNWYPVPVARVQEILEENAAGKVVEMLLAEAPEEPKQNEFVAQVEGNLERLDDKFKSKKKKKKKKRPTDSSAPQQPQAADDRAVVAAPRPANRPEPQGDQAQRPGRQKPFKSRNKGNREGGELKERRENRPPRERKEGAPKPADNSQPTAPSATPQDGQQQRSRSRKPFKGRRPDQNKPPRTDA; encoded by the coding sequence ATGGACCTGCCAACGTCGTTTGAGGAGTTTGACATAGTAGAGATACGATTTAAGGGAGGGCGTAAAGACTTCTTCCGCAACATAAACAGACTGGAGCTCACCACCGGCGATGCCGTGGTGGTTGACGTGCCCAATGGCCACCACATCGGCTTCGTGTCGCTGAAGGGCGAGCTGGTACGCCTGCAGATGCTCAAGAAAAAGGTAGATAACAACGAAGAGATCCGCACCATCTACCGCATTGCCACCGAGCGCGACATGGAGAAGTTTAACGAAGTGCGCGATCTGGAAGGCGGCACCATGTACCGTGGCCGCGAGATCATCCAGCAGCTAGGCCTGAAGATGAAGCTCTCGGATGTGGAGTACCAGGCCGACCGTTCAAAAGCCACCTTCTATTATTCGGCCGATGACCGCGTGGATTTCCGGGACCTGATCAAAAAACTGGCCGAAGAGTTTAAGGTACGCATCGAGATGCGCCAAATCAGCCTGCGCCATGAGGCCGGGCGCCTGGGAGGCATCGGCTCCTGTGGGCGCGAACTGTGCTGCTCTACCTGGCTCACCGACTTTAAGAGTGTGTCCACCACCGCGGCGCGTTACCAGAACCTTTCGCTCAACCCCAGCAAGCTGTCGGGCCAGTGCGGCCGCCTAAAGTGCTGCCTCAACTATGAGCTGGAAACCTACATGGCGGCGCTCAAGGATATCCCGACAGTAAACCGCCCGCTGCAAACGCGCCAGGGCGATGCCATCCTGCAGAAAACAGACATCTTTAAGAAAATGATGTGGTTCGGCTACAAAGGCGACAACAACTGGTACCCGGTACCGGTAGCCCGCGTGCAGGAAATTCTGGAGGAAAATGCCGCCGGCAAAGTGGTAGAGATGCTGCTGGCCGAAGCACCGGAAGAGCCGAAACAAAATGAGTTTGTGGCCCAGGTGGAAGGCAATCTGGAGCGCCTGGACGATAAGTTTAAGAGCAAAAAGAAAAAGAAGAAGAAAAAGCGACCTACTGACAGTTCCGCGCCACAGCAGCCGCAAGCGGCCGATGACCGGGCAGTGGTTGCTGCGCCCAGACCTGCTAACCGGCCGGAGCCTCAGGGCGACCAGGCCCAGCGGCCAGGCAGGCAGAAGCCCTTTAAGAGCCGCAACAAAGGCAACCGGGAAGGTGGCGAACTGAAGGAACGACGGGAAAACAGACCACCGCGTGAGCGGAAAGAAGGCGCTCCCAAACCTGCTGACAACTCCCAGCCTACAGCTCCTTCTGCTACACCGCAGGATGGGCAACAGCAGCGAAGCCGCAGCAGAAAGCCGTTTAAGGGTAGAAGACCAGATCAGAATAAACCGCCACGGACCGATGCATAA
- a CDS encoding zinc-dependent alcohol dehydrogenase → MKAAVFHKIKDIRVDNVEDPRIQDPRDAIIKVTSTAICGSDLHIYNGMIPQPENMVIGHEFMGIVAEVGPAVKKLKVGDRVVVPFPISCGTCFFCQHGHFPHCENSNPDHYGPEGGLVTGKGGALYGYTDLYGGYAGGQAEYVRVPFADVGPYKVADHLTDEQVLFLTDIFPTGYSAVHWAEIKGGETVAVFGCGPVGLMAQKVAWLRGAKRVIGIDKEEYRLEMARRSAGSETINFKNVDVVETIREMTEGRGADVCIDAVGMEADRSLLDRAASVVRMEKGTMNALQMCFDAVRRTGIVSVVGVYGSPYNNFPLYQLFDKGITLKMGQAPVQKFIDELYQWVDSGKIKLDDIITHTLPLDQATHAYEIFCNKQDDCVKVVLKP, encoded by the coding sequence ATGAAAGCAGCCGTATTCCACAAGATAAAAGATATCCGGGTAGATAACGTTGAAGACCCCAGGATACAGGACCCACGCGACGCCATTATCAAAGTTACCTCCACGGCCATTTGCGGCTCCGACCTGCACATCTACAACGGCATGATCCCGCAACCTGAAAACATGGTCATCGGCCACGAATTTATGGGCATTGTAGCCGAAGTTGGCCCTGCTGTAAAGAAACTGAAAGTTGGCGATCGGGTAGTGGTGCCTTTTCCGATTTCGTGTGGCACGTGTTTTTTCTGCCAGCACGGCCACTTTCCGCATTGCGAGAATTCGAACCCCGATCATTACGGGCCGGAAGGAGGCCTGGTAACGGGCAAGGGAGGCGCCCTGTATGGCTACACCGATCTGTATGGCGGCTATGCCGGTGGCCAGGCCGAATACGTGCGCGTGCCTTTTGCCGATGTGGGGCCCTATAAAGTGGCCGACCACCTGACAGACGAGCAGGTGCTGTTCTTGACAGATATTTTCCCAACCGGGTATTCGGCCGTGCACTGGGCCGAAATTAAAGGCGGCGAAACGGTAGCGGTATTTGGCTGCGGGCCGGTAGGCCTGATGGCGCAGAAGGTAGCCTGGTTGCGCGGCGCCAAGCGCGTGATCGGCATCGACAAGGAGGAGTATCGCCTGGAAATGGCCCGCCGGTCGGCAGGCTCCGAAACGATAAACTTTAAAAATGTGGATGTTGTGGAAACGATCCGCGAAATGACCGAAGGACGCGGTGCCGATGTCTGCATCGATGCCGTGGGTATGGAAGCGGACCGCTCGCTGCTGGACCGCGCCGCCAGCGTGGTGCGCATGGAAAAAGGCACGATGAATGCCCTGCAGATGTGCTTTGATGCCGTGCGCCGGACCGGCATTGTTTCGGTGGTGGGGGTGTATGGCTCGCCCTATAATAATTTCCCGCTCTACCAGCTTTTCGACAAAGGCATCACCCTCAAAATGGGCCAGGCGCCGGTGCAGAAATTTATAGATGAGCTGTACCAGTGGGTGGACAGTGGCAAGATCAAGCTGGATGACATTATCACCCATACCTTGCCACTGGACCAGGCCACGCATGCCTACGAGATCTTCTGCAACAAACAGGACGATTGCGTAAAAGTAGTGCTTAAGCCCTGA
- a CDS encoding DMT family transporter, translating to MNMAWVYLLLAGICEIGWAFGLKYSEGFTKPLVSIVTVVVMILSFVLLAQAMKQLPLGTAYATWTGIGAAGTAILGMVFLNEPRDLLRILCLLLIIAGVLGLKFLSKA from the coding sequence ATGAATATGGCGTGGGTATACCTGTTGCTGGCCGGCATATGCGAAATAGGCTGGGCGTTTGGCCTGAAGTATAGCGAGGGCTTTACCAAACCTCTTGTAAGTATTGTAACCGTGGTGGTCATGATCCTGAGCTTTGTGCTGCTCGCCCAGGCTATGAAACAGCTCCCGCTGGGCACAGCGTATGCAACCTGGACGGGCATCGGCGCAGCCGGTACCGCTATTTTGGGGATGGTATTTCTGAACGAGCCCCGCGACCTGCTCCGCATCCTTTGCCTTTTGCTGATTATTGCAGGCGTGCTGGGCCTTAAATTCCTCTCTAAAGCCTGA
- a CDS encoding LutC/YkgG family protein has product MYEAKTKEIVLRRVREALAKSAPFLPPTPDFTSPLHAPVSEDMSVEFAQNFINNSGVFIYCENEEDFFDQLYVYKKEQQLQNLFVWEPNIQRILVHAGIDFVSDEENFIAQADAGLTTCEALITRTGSILISSANAAGRRLSIYPENHLVIAKASQLVPDIKDGLKHIRNRHKENFPSMVTLVSGPSRTADIEKTLVMGAHGPRQLVLFLIDDLPH; this is encoded by the coding sequence ATGTACGAAGCAAAGACCAAAGAAATAGTATTAAGAAGAGTAAGAGAGGCGCTGGCTAAGTCGGCGCCTTTTCTGCCTCCTACCCCGGATTTCACCTCGCCGCTGCACGCCCCCGTGTCAGAGGATATGTCGGTGGAGTTTGCGCAGAACTTTATCAACAACAGTGGCGTGTTCATCTACTGCGAGAACGAGGAAGACTTTTTCGACCAGTTGTATGTCTACAAAAAAGAGCAGCAGCTTCAGAACCTGTTTGTGTGGGAGCCTAACATCCAGCGCATCCTGGTCCATGCCGGTATTGATTTTGTAAGCGACGAGGAAAACTTTATTGCCCAGGCAGATGCCGGCCTGACCACGTGTGAAGCGCTGATTACCCGTACCGGCAGCATTCTGATCAGCTCTGCCAACGCCGCCGGCCGCCGGCTCAGCATCTATCCTGAAAATCATTTGGTGATTGCCAAGGCAAGCCAGCTGGTGCCCGATATTAAAGATGGCCTGAAGCATATCCGCAACCGGCACAAAGAAAACTTCCCTTCGATGGTAACGCTGGTAAGCGGCCCAAGCCGCACCGCCGATATCGAGAAAACATTAGTAATGGGTGCCCATGGCCCCCGGCAGCTCGTCCTTTTCCTGATCGATGACCTCCCCCATTAA
- the rsfS gene encoding ribosome silencing factor, translated as MKETKVEANSDILAELVVKGMQEKKASDIVVINLKSLKNAVSDYFVIASATSDTQLDAIASSIEEEIFKAVRQNPWQSEGRTNNEWVLLDYVDVVAHIFLKDKREFYALEELWGDASIKHVASV; from the coding sequence ATGAAAGAAACCAAGGTTGAGGCTAATTCAGACATATTGGCAGAACTGGTTGTAAAAGGCATGCAGGAGAAGAAAGCCTCCGATATCGTCGTTATTAACCTTAAATCACTCAAAAACGCTGTATCCGATTACTTCGTCATAGCATCCGCCACCTCCGATACCCAACTCGATGCCATCGCATCTTCCATAGAAGAAGAAATTTTCAAGGCTGTTCGGCAGAACCCCTGGCAAAGCGAAGGCCGCACCAATAACGAATGGGTGTTGCTGGATTATGTGGATGTGGTCGCACACATTTTTTTAAAGGACAAACGGGAGTTTTATGCCCTGGAAGAGCTTTGGGGCGATGCCAGCATTAAGCACGTAGCGTCTGTTTAA
- the ftsH gene encoding ATP-dependent zinc metalloprotease FtsH, which yields MAENNKGNTNKKKKPIIPNTPPRPTMQLWMLAVLILIIFGLTWLNKSNSSVETTQKDFEEMLLSGDVRKLTIVNDKTVEVYLKDEALQNEKYKTELQDRSSIAVDQGPQYHFQIITPEIFKEDLDKLQAQTPRDQQVPLTVTTRTGFADFFLQWGFLILLLFGFWFLMRRVTAGGAGGQIFNIGKSKAALFDAENKVKITFKDVAGLEEAKEEVQEIVEFLKNPSKFTILGGKIPKGALLVGPPGTGKTLLAKAVAGEAEVPFFSLSGSDFVEMFVGVGAARVRDLFKQAKAKAPCIIFIDEIDAIGRHRSRGQAPGGNDERENTLNSLLVEMDGFATDSGVIILAATNRPDTLDSALLRPGRFDRQISIDKPDINGRTEIFNVHLKPLTLAADVDARKLAAQTPGFAGAEIANVCNEAALIAARRNKKAVDQQDFNDAIDRVIGGLEKKNKIISPEEKKIVAYHEAGHAIAGWFLEHADPLVKVSIVPRGVAALGYAQYLPKEQFLYTTEQLIDEMCMALGGRAAEELVFGKISTGALSDLERITKMAYSIVTMYGMNSKIGNVSFYDSKQNAEYSFNKPYSEATAQTIDEEVRKIIDAAYQRTKQLLISKERELEIVSQELLQKEILFQSDLERLVGPRPFAALTTYQAHTAGTDRSETLSEVEQLHPQIENPEERGQTPHPEQQEGAVPGTPLENGAAAQDNPVNSRTA from the coding sequence ATGGCAGAGAATAACAAAGGGAATACTAATAAAAAGAAGAAACCGATCATCCCGAATACGCCCCCACGCCCCACCATGCAACTGTGGATGCTGGCGGTGCTGATCCTGATCATCTTCGGCTTAACCTGGCTTAACAAAAGCAACTCCTCGGTAGAGACCACCCAGAAGGACTTTGAGGAAATGCTGCTCAGCGGCGATGTCCGGAAACTGACGATCGTTAACGACAAGACGGTGGAAGTATACCTCAAGGACGAGGCGCTTCAGAACGAAAAGTATAAAACTGAGCTTCAGGACCGCAGCAGCATTGCCGTGGACCAGGGCCCGCAATATCATTTCCAGATCATCACACCAGAGATCTTTAAAGAAGACCTCGACAAGCTGCAGGCCCAAACGCCGCGCGACCAGCAGGTGCCGCTCACCGTTACCACGCGTACCGGCTTTGCGGATTTCTTCCTGCAGTGGGGCTTCCTGATCTTGCTGTTGTTCGGCTTCTGGTTCCTGATGCGCCGTGTAACCGCGGGAGGCGCAGGCGGCCAGATCTTCAACATCGGCAAGTCCAAAGCGGCCCTGTTTGATGCCGAGAATAAGGTAAAGATCACGTTTAAGGACGTGGCTGGCCTGGAAGAGGCAAAAGAAGAAGTACAGGAGATCGTGGAGTTCCTCAAGAACCCTTCCAAGTTCACCATACTTGGTGGCAAAATACCGAAAGGTGCCCTGCTGGTAGGCCCTCCAGGAACAGGTAAAACCTTGCTGGCCAAAGCCGTTGCAGGCGAAGCCGAGGTACCGTTCTTCTCGCTCTCTGGCTCCGACTTTGTCGAGATGTTTGTGGGCGTGGGCGCTGCCCGTGTGCGCGACCTCTTTAAGCAGGCCAAAGCCAAGGCGCCGTGTATTATCTTTATTGATGAGATCGATGCCATTGGCCGCCACCGTAGCCGCGGCCAGGCACCAGGCGGAAACGATGAACGTGAAAATACGCTGAACTCGTTGCTGGTAGAAATGGATGGTTTCGCCACCGATTCCGGCGTAATTATACTTGCTGCTACCAACCGGCCCGACACCCTGGACTCCGCTTTGCTGCGCCCAGGTCGTTTCGACCGCCAGATCAGCATCGACAAGCCGGATATTAACGGCCGTACCGAGATCTTTAACGTGCACCTGAAGCCGCTGACGCTTGCCGCCGATGTGGATGCCCGCAAACTGGCTGCCCAGACACCGGGCTTTGCCGGTGCCGAAATTGCTAACGTTTGTAATGAGGCTGCCCTGATTGCCGCCCGCCGTAACAAAAAAGCAGTGGACCAGCAGGACTTCAACGATGCCATTGACCGTGTGATCGGTGGACTGGAGAAGAAAAACAAGATCATCTCGCCGGAAGAGAAAAAGATTGTGGCTTACCACGAGGCGGGCCACGCTATTGCCGGCTGGTTCCTGGAGCATGCCGACCCGTTGGTGAAAGTAAGCATTGTGCCGCGCGGTGTAGCTGCGCTGGGATATGCCCAGTATTTACCTAAAGAGCAGTTCCTGTACACGACCGAGCAATTGATCGACGAAATGTGCATGGCCCTGGGCGGACGCGCAGCAGAAGAGCTTGTGTTTGGTAAGATCTCGACTGGCGCGCTGAGCGACCTGGAGCGTATCACCAAAATGGCCTACAGCATTGTGACCATGTATGGCATGAACAGCAAGATCGGCAACGTATCGTTCTACGATTCGAAGCAGAACGCGGAATATTCGTTTAACAAACCATACTCCGAAGCCACTGCCCAGACTATTGACGAAGAGGTGCGCAAGATCATTGATGCCGCCTACCAGCGTACCAAGCAGTTGCTGATCTCGAAAGAAAGAGAGTTAGAAATTGTATCGCAGGAGTTGCTGCAGAAAGAGATCCTGTTCCAGAGCGACCTAGAGCGTTTGGTTGGCCCACGCCCGTTTGCGGCGCTGACTACGTACCAGGCGCATACGGCTGGTACTGATCGTAGCGAAACCCTGAGCGAAGTGGAGCAGCTCCATCCGCAGATAGAAAATCCGGAAGAGCGCGGCCAGACTCCGCATCCGGAGCAGCAGGAAGGCGCTGTGCCCGGCACGCCGCTGGAAAACGGCGCTGCGGCCCAGGATAACCCTGTAAATTCGAGAACGGCTTGA
- a CDS encoding GNAT family N-acetyltransferase — MEDLTFSFLSEKQLPGLRQTFLQAFADYLVPIQLSEEQFKAKVQREGIRASFCVAAFVGNEMVGFILTGVGAWQGRPTAYNAGTGVLPAFRGRGLTCQLYQFLLPKLRESGLEQCLLEVLQENAPALKSYERTGFRITRALDCFRAPKHTLLLQADEPDDIVLVPAEKTAEATYRRFWDVAPSWQNDFEAIKRSGAACRTLEARNSQQEVVGYIAFFEKNGAVAQLAVGESWRGRGIGSALLRQAMQQTEAPAILFINIETRATSMIAFLERRHFSRVLKQYEMLLPIV; from the coding sequence ATGGAAGATCTTACCTTTTCCTTCCTTTCAGAAAAGCAGCTGCCCGGGCTGCGGCAGACATTTCTGCAGGCCTTTGCCGATTACCTGGTGCCCATCCAGCTCAGCGAGGAGCAGTTTAAGGCAAAGGTGCAGCGCGAGGGCATTCGGGCATCTTTCTGCGTGGCTGCCTTTGTGGGCAATGAGATGGTGGGGTTTATACTGACCGGCGTGGGTGCGTGGCAGGGCAGGCCCACAGCTTACAACGCGGGCACCGGGGTGCTGCCGGCATTCCGGGGGCGCGGCCTTACCTGCCAGTTATATCAGTTCCTGCTACCCAAGCTGCGTGAAAGCGGTCTGGAGCAATGCCTGCTGGAGGTACTGCAGGAAAACGCCCCGGCGCTGAAGAGCTATGAGCGTACGGGTTTCCGGATTACGCGCGCTCTGGATTGTTTCCGGGCCCCCAAGCATACTTTGCTGCTGCAGGCAGATGAGCCGGACGATATTGTGCTGGTGCCGGCTGAAAAGACAGCAGAAGCTACCTACCGGAGGTTCTGGGATGTAGCGCCAAGCTGGCAAAATGACTTTGAAGCGATCAAAAGGAGCGGCGCCGCGTGTCGTACACTAGAGGCCCGCAACAGCCAGCAAGAAGTGGTGGGCTATATTGCTTTTTTTGAAAAGAACGGGGCCGTGGCGCAGCTGGCAGTTGGGGAGAGCTGGCGGGGCAGGGGCATCGGCTCGGCCCTGCTGCGACAGGCCATGCAGCAGACGGAAGCACCGGCTATCCTGTTCATCAACATCGAGACCAGGGCAACAAGTATGATCGCCTTTCTGGAACGGCGCCATTTCTCCCGTGTTTTAAAGCAGTATGAAATGCTATTGCCTATTGTTTAA
- a CDS encoding T9SS type A sorting domain-containing protein, whose protein sequence is MGAYLLGVVGEAHSKEISREAVAGVSPVYKGGTTVWKLYPEQHSELILSAQNARPHLLTSVEEHSCSKIYASAVGQVFHTVELKAEKSMYAAVSLAALAPSRNLVKELPSINAYPNPSRGITLFSLNQTANASYKIRISNTIGRVVTSAEVAPASANTVVQLDMSSLPSGVYFYSLLVNDKTVETKRLILQK, encoded by the coding sequence ATGGGAGCTTACCTGTTGGGAGTTGTGGGCGAGGCGCATTCTAAAGAGATTTCAAGAGAAGCGGTAGCAGGTGTTTCCCCGGTTTATAAGGGGGGCACCACGGTTTGGAAGCTATACCCCGAGCAACACTCAGAACTGATTTTGTCGGCGCAAAATGCCCGTCCCCACCTGCTTACCAGCGTAGAAGAGCACTCGTGTTCCAAGATCTATGCTTCGGCGGTTGGGCAGGTATTTCATACTGTGGAGCTGAAGGCAGAGAAAAGCATGTATGCTGCCGTGAGTCTGGCGGCCCTGGCGCCTAGCCGCAACCTGGTAAAGGAGTTGCCTTCCATTAACGCGTATCCTAACCCTTCGCGCGGCATCACATTGTTCTCGCTGAACCAGACAGCCAACGCCAGCTATAAGATCCGGATATCCAATACCATTGGCCGGGTAGTAACCAGCGCGGAAGTGGCCCCGGCCAGCGCCAACACGGTGGTGCAGCTGGATATGAGCAGCCTGCCATCGGGGGTGTATTTTTACAGCCTGCTGGTGAACGACAAAACCGTAGAAACCAAGCGACTCATACTTCAGAAATAA
- a CDS encoding biotin--[acetyl-CoA-carboxylase] ligase, whose amino-acid sequence MPDTLFMGQQLYFLPVCASTNSEAQQLLIKNEATEGCLVLTAQQTQGRGQRGNTWEAAPGKNITLSVVLSPSFVAVRHQFFLNMAVSLAVLDLLQEQGLAQARVKWPNDLYFEDKKLGGILIENTINSQSLQHSIVGIGLNVNQMAFSHPKATSLALCLGRELPVDKLVDRLMELLEKRYLALRNGHTARLKYEYLQALYRYQETHDFLVDNARVQGQIVGVDEDGRLAMEIAGQLRYFSFKEIAFVI is encoded by the coding sequence ATGCCTGATACGCTGTTTATGGGCCAGCAGCTATATTTTCTGCCGGTTTGTGCATCCACTAACTCAGAGGCGCAACAGCTTCTTATCAAAAATGAAGCCACAGAAGGATGCCTGGTGCTCACAGCGCAACAAACCCAGGGGCGCGGGCAGCGAGGCAACACCTGGGAAGCCGCGCCGGGCAAAAATATCACGCTCTCGGTTGTGCTCTCGCCCTCCTTTGTAGCTGTCCGCCACCAGTTCTTTCTCAACATGGCCGTGTCGCTGGCTGTGCTGGACCTGCTGCAGGAGCAGGGGCTGGCGCAGGCCCGGGTAAAGTGGCCAAACGATTTATACTTTGAAGATAAGAAACTTGGCGGAATTCTGATAGAGAACACCATCAACAGCCAGTCTTTACAACATAGTATCGTCGGGATTGGTTTAAATGTGAACCAAATGGCCTTTAGCCACCCTAAGGCTACCTCGCTGGCCTTATGCCTGGGGCGCGAGTTGCCTGTGGACAAGCTGGTGGACCGGCTGATGGAGTTATTGGAGAAACGCTACCTGGCGCTCCGCAATGGCCATACGGCTCGGCTCAAGTATGAGTACCTGCAGGCGCTGTACCGTTACCAGGAGACGCACGACTTTCTTGTGGACAACGCGCGGGTGCAGGGCCAAATTGTGGGCGTGGACGAAGATGGCCGGTTAGCAATGGAAATAGCCGGCCAGTTGCGTTATTTTTCTTTCAAGGAGATCGCATTCGTGATCTGA
- a CDS encoding UDP-2,3-diacylglucosamine diphosphatase — MTSPINPLPPGKKVYFASDFHLGVPDATTSRAREQKIVRWLEQVRPDAAAIYLVGDIFDFWFEYKHAIPKGFVRLQGKLAEITDAGIPVFFFTGNHDMWMFDYFPRELNIPIVRQPVSTMYGGKTFYIGHGDGLGPGDHTYKLLKKVFNNKACQWLFARIHPNLGIGVANVWSRKSRISNIKKDEAFLGEDEWLIQYCNEVEADRHHDYYIFGHRHLPLDLPIGSDSRYINLGEWVNYCTYAVFDGETLKLETFEG; from the coding sequence ATGACCTCCCCCATTAATCCACTGCCACCGGGCAAGAAAGTATACTTTGCCTCCGATTTCCATTTAGGCGTGCCAGACGCCACCACCAGCCGGGCGCGCGAGCAGAAAATTGTCCGCTGGCTGGAGCAGGTACGTCCCGATGCCGCCGCCATTTACCTGGTAGGCGATATTTTTGATTTCTGGTTCGAGTATAAACATGCCATCCCCAAAGGCTTTGTGCGGCTGCAGGGAAAACTGGCCGAAATTACCGATGCCGGTATTCCGGTCTTCTTTTTCACGGGGAACCACGACATGTGGATGTTCGATTACTTTCCCCGGGAGCTCAACATTCCGATCGTGCGCCAGCCGGTTTCCACCATGTATGGCGGCAAAACGTTTTACATCGGCCATGGCGATGGCCTGGGTCCTGGCGACCACACGTACAAGCTTCTCAAAAAGGTGTTTAACAACAAAGCCTGCCAGTGGCTGTTCGCCCGCATCCACCCGAACCTGGGCATTGGCGTGGCTAATGTATGGTCGCGGAAGAGCCGCATCAGCAATATCAAGAAAGACGAAGCTTTTTTAGGCGAAGACGAGTGGCTGATACAGTATTGCAACGAAGTGGAAGCGGACCGCCACCACGATTATTATATTTTCGGGCACCGCCACCTGCCGCTCGACCTGCCCATCGGCAGCGACAGCCGCTACATTAATTTAGGCGAATGGGTGAACTACTGCACGTATGCCGTATTTGATGGGGAAACACTAAAACTCGAAACCTTTGAAGGTTAG
- a CDS encoding lipopolysaccharide biosynthesis protein: MLRKLLSHAAIYGLAAQVPRIAGIFTLPIITRYVTSVDYGVAGVVTAYVGALGMLHSLGLSVVLVRSYARYPTRYKFIWRQLHGFLMLWSVVFGLLLAGVLYVAVPDMAASHRWAIVLLSAVPPAFFSTTQFHTSLFYQMQQRPLPVAVRSFVVGVVTVALNIYTIAYLRMGYMGWFWSNFAGAMLGFILNSYAFYWKEQMWPILRFRWSRIKQSLRVSLPLVPHHFSFFMLDSSDRLVMDVLGVPVPRIGFYNIASSFGLYFSAASEAIVQAAAPFYMQFYGRAGDKEGAQQARQMTFALQVLFLLGTFVLCLWLREIFVLLIRNRELQQAYPLAIIILMGYNYRPMYLAAMNLLVYREQTKVLWKVSAIAGLGNVVLNLLLVPVYGIQAAAFTTFAALMYMGYAGYLLKEYRQARLVRYFPAAWLLLTVGTLLAAYLLADIAVLYKVWLTVFAGLALGAAALVYSKMAGIKKQDTTTGTLLPDS; this comes from the coding sequence ATGCTTCGGAAACTCCTCTCTCATGCGGCTATTTACGGCCTGGCGGCCCAAGTGCCCCGGATTGCCGGCATTTTTACGCTGCCCATCATCACCCGTTACGTTACTTCTGTTGATTATGGGGTAGCCGGTGTGGTAACGGCGTATGTAGGAGCCCTAGGGATGCTGCACTCGCTGGGGCTGTCGGTGGTGCTGGTCCGAAGCTATGCCCGCTACCCCACGCGCTATAAATTTATCTGGCGGCAGCTGCACGGTTTTCTGATGTTGTGGTCGGTGGTGTTCGGGCTGCTGCTGGCCGGCGTGCTCTATGTGGCCGTGCCCGATATGGCGGCCAGTCACCGCTGGGCCATTGTGCTGTTGAGCGCTGTGCCGCCTGCTTTTTTCTCCACCACCCAGTTTCATACCTCACTGTTTTACCAGATGCAGCAGCGTCCGCTGCCGGTGGCGGTGCGTTCGTTTGTAGTAGGCGTGGTAACGGTGGCGCTCAATATTTATACCATCGCTTACCTGCGGATGGGGTACATGGGGTGGTTCTGGTCGAACTTTGCAGGGGCTATGCTGGGATTTATACTTAACAGTTATGCTTTTTACTGGAAAGAGCAGATGTGGCCCATCCTGCGGTTCAGGTGGTCGCGAATAAAGCAGTCGCTGCGGGTGTCGCTTCCGTTGGTGCCGCATCACTTTTCTTTTTTTATGCTCGACAGCTCCGACCGGCTGGTGATGGATGTGTTGGGTGTGCCGGTGCCGCGGATCGGTTTTTATAATATTGCCTCCAGCTTTGGTTTATACTTCTCGGCCGCTTCCGAGGCCATCGTGCAGGCAGCAGCGCCCTTTTACATGCAGTTTTATGGCCGGGCTGGCGACAAAGAGGGCGCACAGCAGGCCCGGCAAATGACCTTTGCCCTGCAAGTGCTTTTTCTGCTGGGCACTTTTGTGCTCTGTTTGTGGCTGCGCGAGATCTTCGTGCTGCTAATCCGGAACCGGGAGCTGCAGCAGGCCTACCCGCTAGCCATCATCATCCTGATGGGGTATAACTACCGGCCCATGTACCTGGCGGCCATGAACCTGCTGGTATACCGCGAACAGACAAAGGTACTCTGGAAGGTGTCTGCCATCGCAGGCCTGGGTAATGTGGTGCTCAACCTGTTGCTGGTGCCCGTGTATGGCATACAGGCGGCGGCTTTTACCACGTTTGCGGCCCTGATGTATATGGGCTATGCGGGTTACCTGCTCAAAGAGTACCGGCAGGCCCGGCTGGTGCGCTACTTCCCGGCAGCGTGGCTGCTGCTAACGGTGGGCACGCTGCTGGCCGCCTACTTGCTGGCGGATATCGCGGTTCTCTACAAAGTATGGCTTACAGTGTTTGCCGGGCTTGCGCTGGGCGCAGCAGCACTCGTGTATAGCAAAATGGCAGGTATAAAAAAGCAGGATACCACGACGGGCACCCTGCTTCCGGATAGCTAA